Part of the Desulfovibrio sp. TomC genome, GGGACAGGTCGAGCACGATGACCTGGTAGCGTCCGACGGTGGCGGCTTCGAGCACGGCGGTTTCCAGTTCCAGAGACACGGGCGCGCTCAGGGGGCCGTCGGTACGGGCCCAGAGGACGCCGTGTTGGTTGGCAATGGCTATTCGGCTCATGTGTGTGGTGTGGTCCATGCGGTCGGAGCGGTTGAACCGTTCCGGCGTCGTTGATGGGCGAGAATAGCCGCAAGGCGGCGCGGCAGGCAAGGATAAAAGCCTGAACATGACAGACTGTTCACCTTGGGGCAGGGCACAAAAAACGCCGGCTGGGCCGGCGTTGGGGGAAGGTCTGGCTAGATTTTGTGCCAGGCCAGCAGATTGAAGCTCTTGTAGCCGTTGTCCGGGTCTTCGGCGTAGCGGCAGCCGAGGCTGTTGTCTTCATCCTTGTGCTGGATATCTGTCTTGGAGCAGCGATAGAAGGTGCATTCGTTGTTATTGCACACGAGTATTTCACCCCAACCGGTTTCCGGGGGACCGACCCAGGGTTGGAGTTTGACTTTGCAATGCGGGCAAATACGGTCTTCGGGCATGGGGCACTCCTTGGGGGCGTTCGGCCGGACAGCGCTTGCCGGCCTGCTGCAACAATAGGCATGATCCTGCCGCCGTCAACCGGTTGGCTGGCGGCGGCAGGAATTGGGCGGGTATCGGGGCGGAAAGGGCGGTCTACATGACGTCTTTGGCCCAGTAGAGCAGGTTGTGATTGGCCTTGAGGCGGTCGATGACTTCCTTGGCCTGGGCGTCGTCCATGGGGCGCACGCGGATATAGACGGTGCGGGTCTCGGGCTTGTCGTCGTCGTAATTGGTGAGGATGCTGAGGATGCGCACGTCATGGGCCTTGAGGTCGTCAAGGACGGTCTTGAGGCTGCCGGAGACGTTGGGCAGTTCGAAGGCAAACTGCATGCCGCCGCTTAAGACGCCGGTGATGCTGACGAGCACCTTGAAAATATCGCTGTCGGTGATGACGCCGACCACAAGTCCGCCGGCATCGACCACGGGCATGCCGCCGACGCTGTGGCGCAGCATGAGCACGGCGGCCTTTTCCACGGTATCGTCGGGAGCGATGGTGATGACCGTTTTGGTCATGATGTCGCCCACCTTGATCTCCGAGAGCAGGTAGTACAGCTCGTGCATATCCAGGGTGGTGGCCTTGGAAGGCGAGGCTTCCTTGATGTCGCGGTCCGAGACGATGCCGACCAGTCGGCCGTCGTCGTCAACCACGGGCAGGCGGCCAAAGCCATTTTCCTTCATGAGCTTGGCCGCCTTCATGATGGAGGTGCTCGGCTTGGCCGTGACCGGGGACTTGCTCATCCAATCCTTTATCAGCATGTGCGTCTCCTTGGCGGTCCCTTGAGGGCGGGCCGATTGTGGTATAAGGCCCGGACATCACGCGGCGCGGCAGCGTCGGGACATTTGCCTGACCTATACGTGTTTCCGCCATTATTTCAAGCTATTCCACCCCGCCGGAAAAGGAAAAAACTGATGAAGGCCCTCCTGTACCGTCGCAGCATTCCGCGTTATCTGGCCTGCACCCTGGCCTCGAAGCTGGCGCCCAGGCGGTTTTTTTCGTCTTTGGCCCCGCTTTCGCTTGAAACCGTGCCCTTTGACCCGCCCAAGGGCTGGGTTGCCCTGCGGCCCCGGCTGTGCGGCATCTGCGGTTCGGAGCTGGGGTTGCTGCGGGGGCTCGAATCGCCGTTGCTCGAACCGTACGCCAGCCTGCCGTTTATTTTGGGCCATGAGATGGTGGCCGAGCTTGAAGAGGACGTGCCGGAGCTTGGGCTGCGGTCCGGGGGACGGGTGGTGGTGGAGCCGGGGCTGCCGTGCGCGGTCCGCGGGTTGCCGGACTGCCCCAGTTGCCGGGAGGGACGGTACAACCGTTGCGAGCGGTTTCTTGACGGCGATCTGCCGCCGGGGTCGTTTCTTGGGTTCACGCGCCGGGCCGGCGGGGCCATGGCCGATCGCACGGCCGCCCATCCCTCGCGCCTTGTGGCCGTGCCGGACGAGGTCGGCGACGAGGACGCGGTGCTGACCGATTCCCTGGCCTCGGCCCTGCAGCCGGTGCTTGACCATTTCCCGAAGGACGGGGCCACGGTGCTCATTTACGGGGCGGGGATCGTCGGCCAGCATGTGCTGCGCTGTCTGCGGGCTCTTGGCAGCCGCAGCCGGATACTGGTGGCGGCGCGCCATCCGGTCCAGGTGGCCCTGGCCCGGGCGGGCGGGGCGGACGCGACCATTTCGCCGCGAAGCCGTCAGGAACTGGCCGAGGCCATCGGGGCGCGCTTTGTGCCGACCAGCCTTGGCGGCGGCAATATCGAGGGCGGGGTGGACCTGATTTTTGACTGCGTCGGGTCGTCGCGCACCTTTGGCGACGGGCTGCTGGCCCTGGCGGCCGGCGGCAGCTACGTCATGGTGGGGGCCGGGGCGCGCATTCACGACGTGGATATTTCCAGCCTGTGGTTTCGGGAGCTGACCATTGCCGGCTCCTCGGGCTGCGCCACCGGCCCGGACCCGCGCCGTCCCGGAGAGCGGGTTCGCACCTACGCCCTGGCGCTTGAGCTGCTGGCCTCGGGCACGTATCCGACGGCGGGCCTCTTGACCCACACCTTTGCCCTGGACGCGTGGCGGCAGGCCTTTGCCACCGCCTTTGACAAGCGGGCTTCCGGTAGCGTCAAGGTGGCCTTTGATCTGCGTCCGGCCTTGGCCGGGTGAGGGCGAGGGTGAGAAGCGAAGGCGGAGGATGCCTCCGGCGGCCGGGGGGATGATCCCCCCGGACCCCTGCACTTGGAGAAGTTTGTAAAGGGGTTTGGGGGCTGATCGGTAAGCCGGTCGGCTGCTGACCGGGACAGCCCGCGCTGGCGTCTGTCGGGAATTACCGTTGTTTCCGGCGGCCGGGGGCGCAGGACCCGGGCTTGACCGCGCGGCGGCGGGCCGGTATCGCCGGCCATGCTCACGCGCGTTGCCCATTTCGTTGAAAGATCATTTTTGTCCCTGGCCCTGGGATTTTCCGCCCTGGCCCTGGTCTGGCCGGGACTTTTCACCTGGCTGGCCCCGTACATCTCGCCGGCCCTGGGCGTCATCATGTTCGGCATGGGCCTGACGCTTCGGGTCGGGGACTTTGCCGGACTGTTGCCCAAATGGCGGCTGGTGGTCCTGGGGACGGCCCTGCAATTCACCATCATGCCCGGGGTGGCCATGGCCGTGGCCCGGCTTTTCGCCCTCGACCCCCAGACGGCGGTCGGCGTGGTGCTGGTCGGGGCCTGTCCGGGCGGCACGGCTTCCAATGTCGTCACCTATCTGGCCGGCGGCAATCTGGCCTTGTCCGTGGTCCTCACCCTGGCAACCACCCTGCTGGCCCCCATCCTCACCCCGGCCATTGTGGCTGCCTACTGCGGCACGCGCCTTCAGGTCGACGCCCTGGCCATGGCCGGTTCGGTGTTCTGGATCGTGGCCTTTCCGGTCATGGACGGCCTGATTTTGCGCCGGCTGCTGCGCCAACGCCTGGAGCCGGTGCTGGCGGTGTTTCCGCCGTTATCCATGTTGGTGGTGGCCATGGTCATCGCCTGCGTGGTGGGACTGAACCGCGAGACGGTGCTGGCCTTCCCGGGAATGGTAATGGCGGCGGTGGTGCTGCACAATCTGGCCGGCTTCGCCCTGGGCTGGCTTGGGGCTAGGGCGCTCACCCGGGACCGGGCCGACGTGGCCGCCATTGCCATCGAGGTGGGGATGCAGAATTCCGGCCTGGGCGTGGCCCTGGCCAAGCTCTATTTCACGCCGGCGGCGGCCCTGCCGGCCGCGCTTTTCAGCCTGGAGCAGAATCTGGCCGGGGTGGCCCTGGCCCGGTGGTGGCGTCGCGGCGGAGGCGGTCAGCCTTCGTCGGGGCAGGTCCAGGTTTCCAGGGCAAGCCGGACCTGATTCCAGAGGGCCTGCATCTGGTCCAGGAGGCTCTGGATTTCGGCCGCATCATGACGACCCAGGGCCTGTTCCAGCAGGAC contains:
- a CDS encoding zinc-dependent alcohol dehydrogenase, yielding MKALLYRRSIPRYLACTLASKLAPRRFFSSLAPLSLETVPFDPPKGWVALRPRLCGICGSELGLLRGLESPLLEPYASLPFILGHEMVAELEEDVPELGLRSGGRVVVEPGLPCAVRGLPDCPSCREGRYNRCERFLDGDLPPGSFLGFTRRAGGAMADRTAAHPSRLVAVPDEVGDEDAVLTDSLASALQPVLDHFPKDGATVLIYGAGIVGQHVLRCLRALGSRSRILVAARHPVQVALARAGGADATISPRSRQELAEAIGARFVPTSLGGGNIEGGVDLIFDCVGSSRTFGDGLLALAAGGSYVMVGAGARIHDVDISSLWFRELTIAGSSGCATGPDPRRPGERVRTYALALELLASGTYPTAGLLTHTFALDAWRQAFATAFDKRASGSVKVAFDLRPALAG
- a CDS encoding CBS and ACT domain-containing protein; protein product: MLIKDWMSKSPVTAKPSTSIMKAAKLMKENGFGRLPVVDDDGRLVGIVSDRDIKEASPSKATTLDMHELYYLLSEIKVGDIMTKTVITIAPDDTVEKAAVLMLRHSVGGMPVVDAGGLVVGVITDSDIFKVLVSITGVLSGGMQFAFELPNVSGSLKTVLDDLKAHDVRILSILTNYDDDKPETRTVYIRVRPMDDAQAKEVIDRLKANHNLLYWAKDVM
- a CDS encoding bile acid:sodium symporter family protein, translating into MLTRVAHFVERSFLSLALGFSALALVWPGLFTWLAPYISPALGVIMFGMGLTLRVGDFAGLLPKWRLVVLGTALQFTIMPGVAMAVARLFALDPQTAVGVVLVGACPGGTASNVVTYLAGGNLALSVVLTLATTLLAPILTPAIVAAYCGTRLQVDALAMAGSVFWIVAFPVMDGLILRRLLRQRLEPVLAVFPPLSMLVVAMVIACVVGLNRETVLAFPGMVMAAVVLHNLAGFALGWLGARALTRDRADVAAIAIEVGMQNSGLGVALAKLYFTPAAALPAALFSLEQNLAGVALARWWRRGGGGQPSSGQVQVSRASRT